The following are encoded together in the Drosophila biarmipes strain raj3 chromosome 3L, RU_DBia_V1.1, whole genome shotgun sequence genome:
- the LOC108030017 gene encoding zinc finger protein 239: MESSICRVCLVNHKNMFDIFDSNHESGISIGNMIYQCTGCKVEKDDQLPETICESCLQYAQNAFDIIETYERSYQFFCFFNDLREEEGDGEELYEKETTEGAEQSGDGVQKTNCETDQTVFQTKTGSSDKRKTGKRSFKCSLCPKSYTAKASLQSHMCSHTGERPFKCSQCPKSFAASSNLKGHVRTHTGDRPFKCSQCPRSFIHLTNMKLHLRTHTGERPFKCSECPMAFISSSSLQSHILRHTETRPFKCSQCPKSYTAKASLRTHMRLHTGERPYKCSQCPKSFAQSSNLKGHLRTHTGERPFKCSQCPKSFNQLSNRKKHLRVHIGEQS, encoded by the coding sequence ATGGAGTCCTCGATATGTCGTGTTTGTCTAGTAAATCACAAAAACATGTTCGACATTTTCGATTCCAATCATGAATCGGGCATTTCTATTGGAAATATGATTTATCAATGCACTGGCTGTAAGGTGGAAAAAGATGACCAACTTCCTGAAACCATTTGCGAATCCTGCCTGCAGTATGCCCAGAATGCCTTCGATATTATTGAAACATACGAAAGGAGCTACCAGTTCTTCTGCTTCTTTAATGATTTAAGGGAAGAGGAAGGCGATGGTGAAGAATTATATGAGAAAGAAACCACCGAAGGGGCTGAACAAAGTGGAGATGGTGTCCAAAAAACGAACTGCGAAACAGATCAGACCGTTTTCCAAACGAAGACAGGCAGTTCTGATAAGAGAAAAACCGGAAAACGATCTTTTAAGTGTTCCCTATGTCCAAAATCTTATACTGCTAAAGCAAGTCTTCAATCACACATGTGCTCACACACAGGAGAACGCCCCTTCAAGTGTTCCCAATGTCCCAAGTCTTTTGCAGCTTCTTCGAACCTAAAAGGACACGTGCGAACGCACACAGGCGATCGACCCTTTAAGTGTTCCCAATGCCCAAGGTCTTTCATTCACCTTACAAATATGAAACTGCACTTGCGAACCCACACAGGTGAACGACCTTTCAAGTGCTCAGAATGCCCAATGGCTTTTATAAGCAGTTCAAGTCTTCAATCACACATCCTCCGACACACAGAAACACGACCCTTCAAGTGTTCCCAATGTCCAAAGTCTTATACTGCTAAAGCAAGTCTTCGAACACACATGCGCTTACACACAGGAGAACGTCCTTACAAGTGTTCCCAATGTCCCAAGTCATTTGCACAATCTTCAAACCTAAAAGGACACTTGCGAACGCACACAGGTGAACGGCCCTTTAAGTGTTCCCAATGCCCAAAGTCCTTCAATCAACTTTCAAATCGAAAAAAGCACTTGCGAGTCCACATAGGAGAACAGTCTTAG
- the LOC122817734 gene encoding uncharacterized protein LOC122817734, which yields MAAALPDRFSAGKRQFWREFLALYQGMPELWDVHHVNYRNKELRNRAYELLERKLREIQPNATRTEVGRRINIFRTNYRREQMRILKQKELGLHSDLCKPTLWFYDYMGFLLTQETFQHRTRKGRGGRQKPVLRPEKDDKYNSKSEDLNTDSVCDWPMGNENVVSHPPEDADPHSEEGPLLSPKVEIIEPEEGRPTNGMEHTEVKEEACAGDSLNAREPASPPQPEPEHERGTANTVLSEASEVLARSWAIQYEEMAPTQRILARKAIADILFEGCMGNLRINRGEQRSTVANNL from the exons ATGGCAGCTGCGCTTCCAGATCGCTTTAGTGCGGGCAAAAGACAGTTCTGGCGCGAGTTCTTGGCGCTATATCAGGGAATGCCCGAGCTGTGGGACGTCCACCATGTCAATTACCGGAACAAGGAGCTGCGGAACCGGGCCTACGAGTTGCTGGAGAGGAAGCTCCGGGAGATCCAGCCGAATGCCACGCGCACCGAGGTGGGCAGGCGCATCAACATATTTCGCACCAATTACAGGCGGGAGCAGATGCGAATCCTCAAGCAGAAGGAGCTGGGACTGCACTCCGACCTCTGCAAGCCCACCCTCTGGTTCTACGACTACATGGGCTTCCTCCTGACCCAGGAGACCTTCCAGCACAGGACCAGAAAAGGTCGAGGGGGCAGACAGAAGCCGGTGCTCAGGCCCGAAAAGGAC GACAAATACAACTCGAAAAGCGAAGATCTCAACACGGACAGCGTTTGTGATTGGCCCATGGGTAATGAAAACGTCGTAAGCCACCCACCCGAAGATGCGGATCCACATTCCGAGGAGGGTCCCCTGCTCAGCCCCAAAGTGGAGATAATTGAGCCCGAGGAAGGGCGCCCAACGAATGGAATGGAGCATACTGAGGTCAAGGAGGAAGCGTGTGCTGGGGATTCATTGAATGCCAGAGAACCCGCCAGCCCGCCCCAACCGGAGCCCGAACATGAACGAGGCACTGCCAACACTGTTCTCAGCGAAGCCTCCGAAGTGCTGGCCAGATCCTGGGCCATTCAGTACGAGGAAATGGCGCCCACGCAACGCATCCTGGCCAGAAAGGCCATCGCGGACATCCTGTTCGAAGGATGCATGGGCAACCTGCGAATAAACCGCGGGGAACAGCGCAGCACCGTGGCAAATAATCTCTAA